The DNA region AGAATCCGTCGGCGGGGACGAGACAGCGACGTCGCTCGAACGCCTCGCGGAAACTCCGCTTCTCGGCGACGCTCTCGGCGCGGGCGTTGATGAACGACTTCGAGCGTGACTCCGCCCACGTGGGAATGAACCCCCACTGGGCGAACCGCAGCGTGTCTGGCGCATCGTTCCTGATGACCGGCAGTTGCTGGCCGGGCGCGCAGTTGTACCGTGGTTCGAGCGGACGTTCGGCGGTAACCTCGAACCGGTCTTCGAGTTCGGGTTGCGGCGTAAAGAGGCTGTAACGACCACACATGTAGTATCGAAGGACACCGAGCGAGTTAGGTCGTCGGGTTGTCCGCTCTCCGTGACGGTGCGACGGGTTTAGGTTTCCCCGTCTCCGGCGTACGGACGTGCGAATCGAGAACAGTTTCATCCCCGTCCGCGGCGTCGGCGAGAAGACCGAGCGCCGCCTCTGGGAGTCGGGTGTCACCCATTGGGACGAGTTCGAGCGGTCCGCCGTCGGCGAGACCACCGCCGACCGCATCGAGACGTTCATCGCCGAAGCGACCGACCGCCTCGACGCCGGCGACTCGCGCTACTTCGACGCCGCGCTCCCGAGCAGCGCGCGCTGGCGACTGTACGAGAACTTCCGCGACGACGCCTGTTTCTTCGACATCGAGACGACCGGACTCGACGCCTCGTACGCCGACGTGACGACGGTCAGTCTCCACCGCGGCGGCGAGACGACGACGCTCGTCCGCGGGCAGGACCTCGCAGCGGAGACGCTGCGCGAGCACTTCGCGGACGCGCCGCTTCTCGTCTCCTTCAACGGTATTCGCTTCGACGCGCCCTTCCTGGAGGAGTCGTTCGACATCGACGTCGACGCGCCGCACCTCGACCTGATGTACCCCTGCAAGACGTTGGGGTTCTCCGGGGGACTCAAGCAAATCGAGAGAGACCTGGGAATCGAACGCGACCGGCCGGACCTCTCGGGCCGCGACGCGGTTCGTCTCTGGCGACAGTACGAACGCGGCGACGACGAGGCGCTCGACACGCTCGTCTCGTACAACCGCGACGACACGGTGAACCTCCGAGCGTTGGCCGACGATGTCTCGTCACGCCTCCACGACGACGTGTTCGCGGACGTCCTGCCTCAGTAATCGGAACGGCGACCTCGCTCAGCTCGCGGGGGAGTGCTCTCGTTCGGGCCGTCCGTCGCTCGCTCGCTTGCGCTCGTCGTCAGGACGGAGCGCGTTCTCGACCAACGTCTTCACCGCCCGGCGGAACCGCTCGGATGCCGCGTTTCCGGAGATTCCCAGTTCGTCGGCGAGTTCCGCCAGCGACTGTTCGCGCGGGATTTCGAGGTAGCCGCCCGTCACCGCCGCGAGGAGCGTCTCGCGTTGGGCGGTCGTCAGCCCGTACTCCTCGACGGTCGACTCCTCTCGTTCCTCGAAGAGTCGGTGAAACTCGAAGTCGACGTCGCGCTCGCGGCAGAACGCGTGACAGCGAGCGAACGACTCCCGGCCGGGGAACTCCGCCCGAAACTGCCACCCCTCGTGAGTCGCCGTGAGGTCGTGGATGACGCCTCCCTCCTCGACGACCAGCGGATAGATACTCGTTTCGAGTCCTTCGCCGCGTAGTTCCGTCTGGTAGAGCCGTCTGGAGTCGGTGGCGACGACTGTCGACAGCGACCTGACGGTCGGGTCCTCCTCGGCGGCCCGCTCGAACGCCTCGAACTCGTCGCTCTCGACCCAGACGAGAATTCGGACGCGGTCGCCGTCGACGGCATTGGACCGTTCCCAAACGATCTTCGTCCCCGGTGCCCGCTGTAGCGCCTCGCGCAGTATCGAATGGTCGAGGGTAAACTCGACGACAATCACCGTACTACCCCCCGATCGGTCAACATCGGTACGGGAGAGTACTCATCCGTATATAAGCTGCGGGGAAATGCACGCTGTTGCCTCATGGTGTGTGAGAGAGTAGCTACGCGTAGTGCTTGGCGAAGACCCCGACCAGAACTCGACCGACGTTCTCTTCGATCTGCTTTCGGACGCACGCCGCCGACATCTCTGGTACTGTCTCGAATCGGCGACGGCCGACGTTCTCTCGGTCGACGAACTCGCACGTCTCATCGAAGAGCGAGAGCCACAGACGAACGACGCGGAGCCGCCGCAGCACGGCCATCTCGCCCACGAACTGTATCACGTCCACCTCCCGAAGTTCGACGAGGTGGGACTCGCCGAGTTCGACGCCGGCGAACTGACGGTTCGTCCGGATTCCGTCCCGCCGTTAGAAACGGTATTCGACGCGGAGACCGGACTTCCGGTCGGCGAGAGTGACTGACGGAGTCGTTTACGCCAGAATGTCGCCGATACGTCGCGGTTCGCCGCTCAACTCGGGCTGCTTCTCGACGATCTTCAGCACCTCGTGGTCGGTCACGTCGGGGTAGGACTTCTGCGTCGCGTCCTCGATGAGTTCCTTTTCGAGGCGGAACTCGGTTCCGTCGTACACCACGTCCACGCCTTGCTCGTCGAAAGAGAGGACAGTCATACCCGCCGTTGGCCACCGGAACGTAAAAACGTGGCTCGTCGTCCGCCGGGCGTCTTGCGGACGGTTTATTATCCCTGACGTTTTGGTGCGCACTGTGCCACCCGGTCAGGACCCGCTCGACGCTCTCCGCATCCCCGACGGAACGACCGTCGAGGAACACGACCTGGTCACCGACGGCGACGTCATCGTCGGTAGCCAGGCCACCGTCGACTTCGGCGTCCGCGGCCGGAACCTCGCCGCGGGCGAGCGCGCCTCTTTCGGCGGCGACATCGAAGCCGACGGCGACTGCCGCCTCGACATGTGGTGCGACGTCGCCGGCAACGTCCTCGTCGGCGACGACGCGTACCTCGGCGAGCGCGTCCACATCGGCGGTCGCCTGATGGTCTCGGGCGATTTGGACATCGGCGACGACGTCGAGATCGACGAGGGCTTCGAGGCCAGCGGCTGGATCGTCATCCGTAACCCGGTGCCGACGCTCGTCTTCTACTTCATCGTCCTCTCACAGCTGTTGAAACTCGGCGAGCGCGACGCCGCCAACGAACTCGCGGCGGCGATGGCCGACGGCGACGAACAGCGCGACCCGCTCGTCGTCCCCCGCGGCGGTCACGTCTCCGACGACGCCTGGCGCGTCTCGACGCCCGCACGCATCGGCAGCGACTGCCGACTCCACGGCAACGTCCGCGCCGAGTCCATCCGAGTGGGCGAGCGAGACAACATCTTCGGGAGCCTCCGCGCCCGCGGAGACATCTTCGTCGGCTCCGATACCCGCGTGCACGGCGACGTGACCACCCGGTCGGGAACCGTCCACGTCGCCGACGACGCGCGCGTTCTCGGCGACGTGGTCTGTTCGGACCTCGTCGTCCACGAGGGCGCGACCGTCGACGGCTCGATGCGCGCCCGCGGCGAAGTGAAACTGGTCCGCTCGGATATGACGCGCGAGATCGAGTAGTCTCTTCTAACCGAAAGGAAATTCCCCGCGACTGCGGAACGGTAGGTATGCTCACCATCGCGCTCGCGGGCAAGCCGAACGCGGGCAAATCGACGTTCTACACCGCGGCCACGATGGCGGACGTGGACGTGGCGAACTACCCCTTCACCACCATCGACGCCAACCGCGGCGTCACGTACGCGCGGACGGAGTGTCCCTGTCTCGACCGCGACGAGCGCTGCGGCAACTGCGAGGACGGCAAGCGCTACGTCCCCGTCGAACTGCTCGACGTGGCCGGACTCGTCCCCGGCGCGCACGAGGGCAAAGGACTGGGAAACCAGTTCCTCGACGAACTGACGAACGCCGACGTCATCGTCAACGTCGTCGACGCCTCCGGCGGCACCGACGAGGAGGGCGAACCGGTCGAAGTCGGCACGTACGACCCGCTCGACGAGGTGGACTTCATCGAAGAGGAGATGGACCAGTGGTTGGCGGGCATCGTCGACCGCAACTGGGAGTCGATCGAGCGCAAATCACGGTCGCCCGACTTCGACATCGACGACGCGCTCGCGGAGTTGCTCACCGGTTTCGGCGCATCGGAGTACGAGGTGGCCGCCAGCCTCCGCGAAATCGACTACCCCGCGGACCCGATGCAGTGGACCGACGAGCACCGCGAAGCCTTGGCGCGAGACGTGCGCGCGCGGACGAAACCCATCGTTCTCGTCGCCAACAAAGTCGACATCGCCCCCGAGGAGAACATCCGACGACTTCGTGAGACCGACAAACTCGTCGTCCCCGCCACGGCGGACGGCGAACTCGCGCTTCGTCGCGCGGCCGAGGCGGGCATCGTCGACTACGACCCCGGCGACGAGAACTTCGAACTCGTCGGCGACGTGACCGACGCCCAGCGGAAGGGCCTCGAACAGATTCGCGACGTGATGGCCGAACACGGCGGCACCGGCGTCCAGCAGGCGATAAACACCGCCGTGTACGACCTGCTCGACCACCTGACGGCGTACCCCGTCCAAAACGAGTCGAAGTGGACCGACGGGCAGGGGAACGTGTTGCCCGATGCGTTCCTCTTACCCCGGGGGTCGACGCCCGCGGACTTAGCCTACGCCGTCCACTCCGACATCGGCGAGGGCTATCTCCACGCGGTCGACGCCAAGTCGAAGCGCCGCATCTCGGATTCCTACGAGTTGGAGGAAGGCGACGTCATCAAAATCGTGAGCACGGCGAAGTAGAGGGGGCCGGGCCTGACGAAATTTGACACGCTCCGCTCTCGTCTGCGGCGCTCGTAAAAGGTCCGATAGTCGTAGTTAGTCGGCGCTGCTGCCGACCGTGTTGTCGCTACGCGCGTCCGACGCGCGGCCGTGCTGGCGCCGCTCCCACGCCCAGCGCTGGCGGATGGCGTTGCGGCCTTTCTCGGTCAGTTCGTAGTAGTTCGTCCGCTGGTCGAGGGTTCCTTTCTCGACGAGGCCCGCCTCGACGAGGATGTCGAGGTTCGGGTAGAGACGACCGTTGTTGACCTCGCCGCCGAGGTACTCCTCGATGTGGACTTTGATGTCCTGTCCCGAGGGGTGGTCGTGTCCCGCACAGACGAACAGCAGGTCTCGTTGGAAGCCAGTCAGGTCGTTCACATCAACAAGGAGGACACTCAGAATGTTAGTTATCGGGCTGCTAAGTGGTTCGGCGCGGCGTTCGCCGCGGGGTTAGTACCCGCTTGTCATCGTCGTCGACCGTTCGTCGCCGACCGTTTCGAACCGTTTCGAACCGTTTCGACGCCGTACCGTCTCGCGGTTTCACCGTTTCGGCCCCGCGCGTCGAACTCGGACCGCCAGTCGGCGTGTTCGAGGCCGACTCAGACGACCCTCGGCTCTCCGGTCACCGCCACCCGGAGCAAAACGGCCGAGAACAGCACGACCCAGCACGCGAAGAAGACGACGGCGATGGTTCCAAGATACTCGACGTCGGTTCCCCCAACCTCCAACTCCTTGAGTTGCCAGAGGTACACCGTCGTCTCGACGCCCATCACGACCAGAAGCACCGCGACGACTCTAATCGTCGTCGTCGACACGTCCTCCCCTCCGGTCGTCCCGTGACTGGTCCCGATAATTGAAAGTCAACTTAGAAAACATCTACGGACGTCTCACCCTCTCGGCGGGCGTAGATATAGATACTGCTCGTCGGACGAGTGTCGGGACCCGGCGACTCGAACACCAACACGGGGACCCGGCGGCCGAAGGACGGGGCCGAGTCGGACCGACGTTTCAAGTATCTCCTTGTTGGTCGATACCGTATGTACAGGGCAATCCTCCCCGACGGCGACATGGAGTGCGCCGACTACGAACGCGACGAGTACGGCATCAACATCTTCACCGACGACGAGGAGTTCATCGCGTTCATCCCGTACGCGAACCTCGTCGCGCTCATCAACGAGAACGTCCAACTCGGCGACGAACCGTCCATCGCGGACTGACCGTCGACACCCTCGGACCGACCGTCGACAGACCGCTCTCGGGTCGGCGTCGACTCACGAGAGCGGCCGGT from Haloprofundus halobius includes:
- a CDS encoding PadR family transcriptional regulator produces the protein MNDLTGFQRDLLFVCAGHDHPSGQDIKVHIEEYLGGEVNNGRLYPNLDILVEAGLVEKGTLDQRTNYYELTEKGRNAIRQRWAWERRQHGRASDARSDNTVGSSAD
- a CDS encoding DUF7344 domain-containing protein; the encoded protein is MLGEDPDQNSTDVLFDLLSDARRRHLWYCLESATADVLSVDELARLIEEREPQTNDAEPPQHGHLAHELYHVHLPKFDEVGLAEFDAGELTVRPDSVPPLETVFDAETGLPVGESD
- a CDS encoding ribonuclease H-like domain-containing protein; the protein is MRIENSFIPVRGVGEKTERRLWESGVTHWDEFERSAVGETTADRIETFIAEATDRLDAGDSRYFDAALPSSARWRLYENFRDDACFFDIETTGLDASYADVTTVSLHRGGETTTLVRGQDLAAETLREHFADAPLLVSFNGIRFDAPFLEESFDIDVDAPHLDLMYPCKTLGFSGGLKQIERDLGIERDRPDLSGRDAVRLWRQYERGDDEALDTLVSYNRDDTVNLRALADDVSSRLHDDVFADVLPQ
- a CDS encoding polymer-forming cytoskeletal protein, whose product is MPPGQDPLDALRIPDGTTVEEHDLVTDGDVIVGSQATVDFGVRGRNLAAGERASFGGDIEADGDCRLDMWCDVAGNVLVGDDAYLGERVHIGGRLMVSGDLDIGDDVEIDEGFEASGWIVIRNPVPTLVFYFIVLSQLLKLGERDAANELAAAMADGDEQRDPLVVPRGGHVSDDAWRVSTPARIGSDCRLHGNVRAESIRVGERDNIFGSLRARGDIFVGSDTRVHGDVTTRSGTVHVADDARVLGDVVCSDLVVHEGATVDGSMRARGEVKLVRSDMTREIE
- a CDS encoding DUF5800 family protein, which produces MTVLSFDEQGVDVVYDGTEFRLEKELIEDATQKSYPDVTDHEVLKIVEKQPELSGEPRRIGDILA
- a CDS encoding helix-turn-helix domain-containing protein, with the protein product MIVVEFTLDHSILREALQRAPGTKIVWERSNAVDGDRVRILVWVESDEFEAFERAAEEDPTVRSLSTVVATDSRRLYQTELRGEGLETSIYPLVVEEGGVIHDLTATHEGWQFRAEFPGRESFARCHAFCRERDVDFEFHRLFEEREESTVEEYGLTTAQRETLLAAVTGGYLEIPREQSLAELADELGISGNAASERFRRAVKTLVENALRPDDERKRASDGRPEREHSPAS
- a CDS encoding redox-regulated ATPase YchF — protein: MLTIALAGKPNAGKSTFYTAATMADVDVANYPFTTIDANRGVTYARTECPCLDRDERCGNCEDGKRYVPVELLDVAGLVPGAHEGKGLGNQFLDELTNADVIVNVVDASGGTDEEGEPVEVGTYDPLDEVDFIEEEMDQWLAGIVDRNWESIERKSRSPDFDIDDALAELLTGFGASEYEVAASLREIDYPADPMQWTDEHREALARDVRARTKPIVLVANKVDIAPEENIRRLRETDKLVVPATADGELALRRAAEAGIVDYDPGDENFELVGDVTDAQRKGLEQIRDVMAEHGGTGVQQAINTAVYDLLDHLTAYPVQNESKWTDGQGNVLPDAFLLPRGSTPADLAYAVHSDIGEGYLHAVDAKSKRRISDSYELEEGDVIKIVSTAK